Proteins encoded within one genomic window of Pseudodesulfovibrio senegalensis:
- a CDS encoding class II aldolase/adducin family protein, with protein sequence MKRLTEKYAAKLAQHGLCEAGEALVGGRNDRTFWSSDDPRRELLEPMFEPLGVNSLLLARPAEPYRTIIDFLAGHSTGAVTPRDCETRTFLHEIPVCSARTDLETLLRERKAVIVPGQGVVAKGTVSPEECFVYFSSVCFACFVLFFSDHLHACRHGGPNPDQQQAFDRAVSLLPEPRTNVPALTAGPFMDEAALLAAMAEAGRNVVGHGLVDSFFGNISCLRDGIVHISQTGSSLDELEGCIDPCPQDRSTCAGLTASSELSAHEDAYRRTHAACILHGHPKFTVIMSMDCPALDNCPDRHRCHTHCTKTRLAAGLPVVPGEVGTGPTGLCHTLPPALENTPGAIVHGHGLFATGTIDFNAPFATMLHAENQCREEYFRKVREAIHG encoded by the coding sequence ATGAAACGGCTGACCGAAAAATACGCGGCCAAACTCGCGCAGCACGGACTGTGCGAGGCGGGCGAAGCGCTGGTGGGGGGACGCAACGACCGCACCTTCTGGAGCAGCGACGACCCGCGCCGGGAGCTGCTGGAACCGATGTTCGAGCCGCTGGGCGTCAACTCCCTGTTGCTGGCGCGCCCAGCCGAGCCGTACCGCACCATCATTGATTTTCTGGCGGGGCACTCCACCGGAGCCGTCACGCCGCGCGACTGCGAAACCCGCACCTTCCTGCATGAAATCCCGGTCTGCTCGGCCCGCACAGACCTCGAAACCCTGCTGCGCGAGCGCAAGGCCGTGATCGTTCCGGGGCAGGGCGTCGTGGCCAAGGGCACGGTCAGCCCCGAGGAATGTTTCGTGTATTTCTCCTCGGTCTGCTTTGCCTGCTTCGTGCTCTTTTTCTCGGACCACCTGCACGCCTGCCGCCATGGCGGGCCAAACCCTGACCAACAGCAGGCCTTTGACCGGGCCGTGTCCCTGCTGCCCGAACCGCGCACGAACGTTCCCGCCCTGACCGCAGGCCCGTTCATGGACGAGGCCGCCCTGCTGGCCGCCATGGCCGAGGCGGGCAGGAACGTGGTGGGCCACGGGCTGGTGGATTCCTTTTTCGGCAACATCTCCTGCCTGCGCGACGGCATCGTGCACATCAGCCAGACCGGCAGTTCCCTTGACGAACTGGAAGGCTGTATTGATCCCTGTCCGCAGGACCGCAGCACCTGCGCCGGGCTGACCGCATCCAGCGAGCTTTCGGCCCACGAGGACGCATACCGCCGCACCCATGCCGCCTGCATCCTGCACGGCCACCCGAAATTCACCGTGATCATGTCCATGGACTGCCCGGCCCTCGACAACTGCCCGGACCGGCATCGCTGCCACACCCACTGCACCAAAACGCGCCTTGCCGCAGGCCTGCCCGTCGTTCCCGGGGAAGTGGGCACCGGGCCCACGGGCCTGTGCCATACCCTGCCGCCCGCACTGGAAAATACGCCCGGAGCCATCGTGCACGGCCACGGCCTGTTCGCCACCGGAACCATCGACTTCAACGCGCCGTTCGCCACCATGCTCCACGCGGAAAACCAGTGCCGCGAGGAATATTTCCGCAAAGTCCGCGAGGCGATTCATGGCTGA
- a CDS encoding protein kinase domain-containing protein: MYIGRYTILGLLGRGGMGAVYKAAMPVAGRIVALKVCRPAEIMADVMGLGAVEEMFLQEAVTMAGIEHPNVASILDVDPGEPLPQGHEDMEPEELAGRTPPHFSMGYYCNNLGVLMGENYEVERPSRLLGADRSLDIAAQMLAGLDRLHYEGIVHRDVKPFNVMLADRDNGRDRVKLIDFGLSRLRGEPTKGHKSMVVGSPYYTAPEQEADPDKADARADCYSVGVTLFRMLTGRLPDQGGAGRTVSDLHPDLDQRWDAFFQTALAPDPDKRFAHARAMLDGLGDLADHWRAHRDSVCSFFDEETVPRRKQDWKPRSEPLKTGTRTAQQTFGLDELWRPKQYGCGGFEDKNNGTVLDSCTGLLWEQGGSRFALSRHKAEAHVRRLNRNRLGGRTDWRLPTVEELCTLFTGASEPGRFCIESVFDPHKARLWSADTKSYTAAWYADAELGFIWWQDTTCRFHARAVAG, encoded by the coding sequence ATGTACATCGGACGCTATACCATTCTCGGCCTGCTGGGGCGCGGCGGCATGGGCGCGGTCTACAAGGCGGCCATGCCCGTTGCCGGGCGCATCGTGGCCCTCAAGGTCTGCCGGCCCGCGGAAATCATGGCCGACGTCATGGGCCTTGGGGCCGTGGAAGAAATGTTTCTGCAGGAAGCCGTGACCATGGCGGGCATCGAGCACCCCAACGTGGCCTCCATACTGGACGTGGACCCGGGCGAACCGCTGCCCCAAGGGCACGAGGACATGGAGCCGGAAGAACTGGCCGGGCGCACCCCGCCGCATTTTTCCATGGGCTACTACTGCAACAACCTCGGCGTGCTCATGGGCGAGAACTACGAGGTGGAGCGACCCTCCCGGCTGCTGGGCGCGGACCGCTCGCTGGACATCGCGGCCCAGATGCTGGCCGGGCTGGACCGGCTGCACTATGAAGGCATCGTGCACCGGGACGTGAAGCCCTTCAACGTCATGCTCGCGGACCGGGACAACGGGCGCGACCGGGTCAAGCTCATCGACTTCGGCCTGAGCCGTTTGCGCGGCGAACCCACAAAAGGGCACAAGTCCATGGTGGTGGGCTCGCCCTACTACACCGCGCCCGAGCAAGAGGCCGACCCGGACAAGGCGGACGCACGGGCCGACTGCTATTCCGTGGGCGTGACCCTGTTCCGCATGCTCACGGGCAGGCTGCCGGACCAGGGCGGCGCGGGCCGCACGGTCTCGGACCTGCACCCGGACCTCGACCAACGCTGGGACGCCTTTTTCCAGACCGCGCTGGCCCCGGACCCGGACAAACGCTTTGCCCATGCCCGGGCCATGCTGGACGGGCTTGGGGATTTGGCCGACCACTGGCGCGCGCACCGCGATTCGGTCTGCTCCTTTTTCGACGAGGAAACCGTGCCGCGCCGCAAACAGGACTGGAAGCCGCGCAGCGAGCCGCTCAAAACCGGCACGCGCACGGCGCAGCAAACCTTCGGGCTGGACGAACTCTGGCGGCCAAAACAGTACGGTTGCGGCGGTTTCGAGGACAAAAACAACGGCACGGTGCTCGACTCCTGCACAGGCCTGCTCTGGGAACAGGGCGGCTCCCGCTTCGCCCTGAGCCGCCACAAGGCCGAAGCCCACGTGCGCCGACTGAACAGAAACAGGCTCGGCGGACGCACGGACTGGCGCTTGCCCACGGTGGAAGAACTGTGCACCCTGTTCACCGGGGCCAGCGAGCCGGGCCGCTTCTGCATCGAATCCGTGTTCGACCCGCACAAGGCGCGGCTCTGGAGCGCGGACACCAAGTCCTACACCGCCGCGTGGTATGCGGACGCGGAACTGGGCTTCATCTGGTGGCAGGACACTACCTGCCGCTTCCATGCCCGGGCCGTGGCCGGATAG
- the dmpI gene encoding 4-oxalocrotonate tautomerase DmpI: MPILRVETWKGLSREQKKDFIHSLTREACRILDCPPEAVTVLIDEKDKENWGASGELCSERFPDK, encoded by the coding sequence ATGCCCATCCTGCGCGTTGAAACCTGGAAAGGACTTTCCAGAGAGCAAAAAAAGGATTTCATACACAGCCTGACCCGCGAGGCCTGCCGCATACTCGACTGCCCGCCCGAGGCCGTGACCGTGCTCATCGACGAAAAGGACAAGGAAAACTGGGGCGCGTCCGGCGAGCTGTGCTCCGAACGCTTCCCGGACAAATAA
- a CDS encoding CPBP family intramembrane glutamic endopeptidase — MADNTPDERFDRAGVLLFLAATFVLSWAAQITLVRMADPFNHIVGNAPDTLSTAVLVGIMWIPGLCALTIHCLVQRRPLRRLLRPGNETNQGKQWKGFGAAMLIIPLVTATAYGLTWALGLGQPDWNFTGLAALQGAPVHVSDVFLVMLPSSIVLGPLFNIPAALGEELGWRGFLLPRLMPLGKARAYLLLGAIWGLWHAPLIVAGLNYPGHPVAGIFMMMIACTAFGTFFNELTLSCRSVLLAAWMHGALNAQGYGIWHWMFPDVHPLLGGDTGLTGMLMWTIAALLAVRIVRAR; from the coding sequence ATGGCTGACAACACACCCGACGAACGCTTTGACCGCGCGGGAGTGCTGCTCTTTCTCGCCGCCACCTTCGTGCTGAGCTGGGCAGCGCAGATCACGCTGGTGCGCATGGCCGATCCGTTCAACCATATTGTGGGCAACGCACCGGACACATTGTCCACGGCCGTACTGGTGGGCATCATGTGGATACCGGGCCTGTGCGCCCTGACCATTCACTGCCTCGTCCAACGCCGCCCCCTGCGCCGGTTGCTGCGCCCGGGCAACGAAACAAATCAGGGCAAACAATGGAAAGGCTTCGGGGCCGCCATGCTGATCATCCCGCTGGTCACGGCCACGGCCTATGGGCTGACATGGGCGCTGGGGCTGGGACAGCCGGATTGGAATTTCACGGGGCTTGCGGCACTGCAGGGCGCACCGGTTCATGTTTCGGACGTGTTTCTGGTCATGCTTCCGTCCAGCATCGTGCTGGGACCGCTGTTCAACATTCCGGCCGCGCTGGGCGAGGAACTGGGCTGGCGCGGATTCCTGCTGCCGAGGCTCATGCCGCTGGGCAAGGCGCGCGCCTATCTGCTGCTGGGCGCCATCTGGGGGCTGTGGCACGCGCCGCTCATCGTGGCGGGCCTCAATTATCCGGGGCATCCCGTGGCGGGCATCTTCATGATGATGATCGCCTGCACCGCATTCGGCACCTTTTTCAACGAGCTGACCCTGTCCTGCCGCTCGGTGCTGCTGGCCGCATGGATGCACGGCGCGCTCAACGCGCAGGGCTACGGCATCTGGCACTGGATGTTCCCGGACGTACACCCCCTGCTGGGCGGCGACACCGGCCTGACCGGAATGCTCATGTGGACCATCGCGGCCCTGCTGGCCGTGCGCATTGTCCGCGCCCGCTGA